The DNA window GTGTTTTGCCGGGCAGTTGGTCAGTTCCTCGCAGTTTTCGGCGTCGCCGATGTACTCCGGGTCGGCACGGCTGTACCACTTCTCCCCCGCCTCGACGTAGAACATCGCCCGGTGGATGATGGGTGTCCGCTGGTCGCTCCCGTTGGGAGCGAACACGATGACGTCTCCGGGTCGTCCGAAGCGATTATAGCCGGACGACTCGGCTGTCGCTGCGGTGACCACGCCATCTCTGGCGCCCGGACCCGCAAAGCGCTCTTCTGCCATCACGAACACCATATCCCCCCGTTCCATCTGTGGCTCCATACTCCCGCTCTCGATGGCGACCAGTGGCGGCCAGATTCCGCTGACCGCCAGGACCAACAGCCCGACGAGGAAGACTGTCCCAGCGCTGCCGAGGATGTCCAGCCCGTACTGGACGGACTGTGGCGGCTCGCCGTCACTCGACGCCGACTCATCGGCACCATTCATTCGTGCGTGCGTACCGGGAGACGAACAATCAAAATTCCGCTGTGGCAACCAGTTACCGTCCGCTAGCCTTTTGCGGACCGGCGCGTTGAGAGATACTGTGCCACTCTCGACGCCGGCCCGTATCGTCAGCGAGCTGGCCAGCCGTGGTTACAACGCCGAACCGGCGGCAGTGACGCGTCTGGCCGGCGCGCCGGAGTCAGAGACCGCGCTCGAACGCGCACTGGAAACGATGCCCGACGACGCGCTAAAACTCACCGTCGACCACGTCGATTCGGTACTCGACCGGTCGGAATCGCGTGCCGCCGCCACGTCGACGCCGGGCCAGGACGCCGAGACCGGGGCGAGTGCAGTCACGTCGGCGACCGAACCCGAAGACCCCTCTGTTTCAACTGGAACGGAGCCGCCAAACTCGCCCGACGTGGGGGACGGTGTTCCAGTCGAAACGAAGGGGTCTCGCGACGTTGATATATCTAAGCGTGCCATCGAGGTCGCCAACGACATGACCGGCGACTCGACGGGCACCGGAGAGTACAACGACTTCGTGCAGGTGTTCCGGGACCGCTACGAGAAGCTCGCGAGCAAGCTGCGGGGACGGGTGAACCACCGCCCGACCGACGCCATCGAGAACATGGCCGGGGGAAGCGAGGCCGCCCTCATCGGGATGGTCTCCGATATCCGCTCGACCGCCAGCGGCCACTGGCTGGTCGAACTCGAAGACACCAACGGCACGTTCCCGTGTCTGGTGATGAAAGACCGCCCCATCGCCGACCTTGTCCAGCAGCTCCTGCTGGACGAGGTCATCGCTGTCGACGGAACCCTGGCCGACGATTCCGGAATTTTGTTCGTCGACTCGCTGCACTTCCCGGACATCCCCCGGACCCACAGCCCGTCGACGGCCGACCGACCGGTTCAGGCCGCGCTCATCTCCGACGTCCACGTCGGTAGCCAGGAGTTCATGGAAGACGCCTGGCACCGCTTTACCGACTGGCTCCACACCCCCGAAGCGGAACACGTCGAGTACCTGCTCATCGCCGGCGACATGGTCGAGGGCGTCGGCATCTACCCCGAACAGGACAAGGAGCTGGACATCATCGACATCTACGAGCAGTACGAGCAGTTCTCGGAGTATCTCAAGGAGGTCCCCGGCGACATGGAGATTCGCATGATTCCGGGCAACCACGACGCCGTCCGGCTGGCCGAGCCCCAGCCCGGCTTCGACGAGGAACTCCGGGATATCATGTCCGTCCACGACGCCAGCGTCCACTCGAACCCCGCCCTCGTGACGGTGGAGGGCGTCACCATCCTCATGTATCACGGCGTCTCGCTGGACGAGGTCATCGCGGAACTGCCCGACGAGGAGGCCAGCTACGAGGAGCCCCACAAGGCGATGTACCAGCTCCTGAAAAAGCGCCACGTCGCCCCGCAGTACGGCGGCCACACCCGTCTCGCACCCGAAGACAGGGACTATCTGGTGATGGAGGAGGTCCCCGACGTCTTCCACACCGGCCACGTCCACAAGCTGGGCTGGGGGAAGTACCACAACGTGCTGGCGCTGAATTCGGGCTGCTGGCAGGCCCAGACGGAGTTCCAGAAGTCCGTCAACATCGACCCCGACTCGGGCTACGCGCCCATCCTGGACCTGGACACGCTGGATATGACGGTCCGTAAATTCACCTGAACCTTTTTGCTGCGGGGGGTTCGCGATGCGAACCCCCGCTTGCAAAAACGTTCATGAAAAAGGCCGGAAGCGCGCCAGCGGCGCGCTTCCGGGGAACCGGCGGCGGAGCCGCCGGATGATTTTCTCGACAGCCTGCCCTCCCCCGTCTTCGCGGCACGGAGGCCGCTCACGGCCACTGTGTCGGCGCCGTGGACGACTCGCACCGCTGTCCTGCTTCCCCCGTCACCGACCCAGCCAACATTCACCGCTACCCCGGACCACCAGACTCGTTCGCCGCTCAATAGGGAATTAAGGGGTTCCCCGTCCAGTATCTCTCTGTATGAGCGACGACGACCACGGATTCGAGACAGACGCCCTGCACGTCGGCCAGGAAGAACCGGACAGCGAAGCCCGAGCGCGGGCCCCGCCTATCTACCAGACCACCTCCTACGTCTTTGAGGACGCCGAAGACGCCGCTGCCCAGTTTGCACTCGAAAAACCGGGCCACATCTACTCGCGGCTGATGAACCCCACCGTCGGGCAGCTCCAGGAGCGGCTGGCCACACTCGAAGGCGGGGTGGGTGCTGTCGCCACCGCGTCTGGGATGGCCTCGCTGAACCTCGCGACCTTCCTGCTCGCCGACGTCGGCGACAACGTCGTCACCGCCTCCTCACTCTACGGGGGCACGTACACCTACTACACCCATACTGCGCCACGCAACGGCGTCGAGACC is part of the Haloarcula salinisoli genome and encodes:
- a CDS encoding DNA-directed DNA polymerase II small subunit; its protein translation is MPLSTPARIVSELASRGYNAEPAAVTRLAGAPESETALERALETMPDDALKLTVDHVDSVLDRSESRAAATSTPGQDAETGASAVTSATEPEDPSVSTGTEPPNSPDVGDGVPVETKGSRDVDISKRAIEVANDMTGDSTGTGEYNDFVQVFRDRYEKLASKLRGRVNHRPTDAIENMAGGSEAALIGMVSDIRSTASGHWLVELEDTNGTFPCLVMKDRPIADLVQQLLLDEVIAVDGTLADDSGILFVDSLHFPDIPRTHSPSTADRPVQAALISDVHVGSQEFMEDAWHRFTDWLHTPEAEHVEYLLIAGDMVEGVGIYPEQDKELDIIDIYEQYEQFSEYLKEVPGDMEIRMIPGNHDAVRLAEPQPGFDEELRDIMSVHDASVHSNPALVTVEGVTILMYHGVSLDEVIAELPDEEASYEEPHKAMYQLLKKRHVAPQYGGHTRLAPEDRDYLVMEEVPDVFHTGHVHKLGWGKYHNVLALNSGCWQAQTEFQKSVNIDPDSGYAPILDLDTLDMTVRKFT
- a CDS encoding S26 family signal peptidase, whose amino-acid sequence is MNGADESASSDGEPPQSVQYGLDILGSAGTVFLVGLLVLAVSGIWPPLVAIESGSMEPQMERGDMVFVMAEERFAGPGARDGVVTAATAESSGYNRFGRPGDVIVFAPNGSDQRTPIIHRAMFYVEAGEKWYSRADPEYIGDAENCEELTNCPAKHEGFITKGDANGRYDQVQPIKSTVVRPRWVIGTAELRAPGLGWVRLSGPG